A window of Oryza glaberrima chromosome 2, OglaRS2, whole genome shotgun sequence genomic DNA:
TGCCGGCGCGCGCATTCCGGGACCTCCATCTCCCCCTTGCTCACGTGCTCCCACAGGTACTCGAGCCTGCTCATGTACCTCAGCTTCTCGTACAGCCTGCAAGATCCAAAATTCCAAGGAAACCACGGTAAACACCAGCGCCTCACCCACGAATCGTAGTGCAGCACACACGGAGTGATTCGTTGTATGTACATACCCGGAGCTGAAGAGGAATCGCCCCAAGGTGGCGAAGAAGAGGCGGGCCTGGAATCCCGGGTGCACGAAGTACACCGCGCGCAGCCGCTCCTTGGCCGCGGCAGGCAGCGCCTCGTACGCCGCGCGGATCGCTGCGACGCCGGGGAAGTTGTCGCCGCGGTCGACGAGGGAGTGGACGTACACGACCACGAACTCCCGCTCCCCGATCTCCGGGAGCACGCGCCTCCGCACGTACCCCCTcaacgccgcctccgcccgcccGCCCAGCGCGCGCGCTGCCGCGACAAAGGAAACGGGGTCACTTTTCCGCCGGCAAAAGCATCGGAATTGCGGGGATCTGACGAGCGAGGCCGAGCTCAGCTTACCGGGGAAGTACTTGCCGACGATCCTGACGACGGCGCGGCCTCGCTTGTCTCGGCCGTTCAGGGTGATCGCCCGGCTGCGCTCCAGCAGCAGCTCCGCCTCGGCCATCGCGTCGTCCGTCTCGTGGATCAGATCAACCATGGCAATCGTCAATCGAGCTTATCCAATTCTTGTGGGGGGGCTTAGCTTAAAGCGAGGGAGAATGGGGACATTTTAAATATATACGGGGGGGCGATCCATCCGATCGGGGAGGAATTGACGTAGGAGGACTGGACGgtgtggcgcggcgcgggggcgCTGCGTGGGCTGGTTCCTGGGCCGTTGGGTGGAGCGCGAGCGGTGGCGGACGCGTGGGCGCGTGGACGGGGTTCATGGGGGGAGGCCGGGAGGGGGGATGCGGGATCTCGGGGGAATATGCTGGGAATATTTTCGGTTGGGATGGGCACGGTGGGGGTGGGATGGATTGGCGTGGCTCGGGGTAGGGGAGGCGGCCGCGTCGTGATCCGGTGGGTTTTGGGTGACCGATCCCATGGATGGAAAACGGGAGCCTTTCTGTGGGCAGGGTCACTGCTTCACCGATTGGTTTATTGCCGCCTTTGTTGAAGTCCGTTGTTTGCTGTTGGATAGAGCTCATTGTATTAGTTCATGTGAAAGTTAGTACACCAATATTAGTAGCTATAAacttggttttattttttttctcctatatCTTTCTCATACTTATGTATTTCATGTATTTATCATGAAGGGTAGAGAGCATTATTTATCTTGAAGCATTTAATATATTTCTCTCTCCTTCATACATACTTAGGCTCTCATCGGTTGCCCATTTGGTCCAAATtggcttatttggcttattagaaaattaaaattaatttataagtaaaacttttgtagattttttcgtagcgacttaaaagccaacattaacaaaaattacgttaaaagcattttaaaatcaacttcaaaaattcaaattttggcttattctttggttgtttaggccaaacgatgAGGCTATTACAATTATTCTTGCTCTTACATTGACAATAATTTTGGTTAATGCGCGTGGCAACCCAAAAATagcctttttaaaaaaaataattaaagattattttttaaaaaaatatgcttgAATTGTGATTACTGTACTGTTACCATTATGTACCCCTAATGCAAGCCTAGTTATATACTTTATTCGTCCTAAAATGTAATAATATATTCAAATGATTGTGCGTGTCTAATTGtgtgttatattttaagatgatcGAGTATTGTATCATTATATTTGGAGTATTTCCTTATTGGGTCATCAATATACAGTAATGTTCGGTCCGACACGAGAAAGAAGAAATGCATATTTTGGGAAAATTCCTATCAGCACTATGGGGCGGAGTAAGTCACTTTACATCCCTCATCTTACCATCGAGTTCTAAACTACAAGACAAATCTTAACCCCTAATTTACAATACCGATGTAGAAGAAATCAAAGCAGTATAGGAGTTTCTTTTAGCCGATGTTGCACCTACGTAGcatatagggcccacatgtcattaacATCCTCCTCTATCCACTCTCTCATATGTTCCCTGTTATTCCCCTCGGTGGCCACAATGAGGTGGGTGGGAACAACGAGGTTCTCGTCGGTGTTAACGGCCTCATCGCCCTACTAACATCTACCCCTCCATGACCGCTAAAAGCtgtggccgcctcctcccgagCTCCTTCCCTTTCTGACGGCGGCGACAGCCCACTCCCTCGTGTCGCTCTCATCCACATCCTTTGGGCGAGGCCGACAAAGAGCCTCAACATGTGTTGCCGCCTACGACGAGTTTGTTGACACCGCTGGTACTTGGTAGTGACTGAGCTGTGCACTGATCTTAAGGAATGTGTAGGGGAGATATGAGGATGCGACCTAGCTGCCACCCCTCTATTCTCCGCCATCACCGAGTTAGTGGCTTGATGGTTTTAGGCACGGATGCCGTGGCACTGTCGAGCTCACCGCCATTAAGGGTGCCGTCGTTGGTGTCTGCTGCCGTGTTCCTGGCCGTCCCCGAGACACCCTGTTAACgactaaatttggtaatcgagttaagcagatctcacAGGCCTCGtatttttacatcaacacgcccccacctctcctcgccgccatggctACGGCGGTGGTCGCCACAACCCCATcacgcctcctccaccacacCCTGTGCTCCTATTGCTCTGCACGGCCGTAGCTAGCAGTACTCTCCTCCTAATGCCTCACGGCCTCCCCTTAGCCACGCCTCTGAGGTGCATGAGCGTGGTGGTGACAGCAGCATGGACGCACTCCCTAATGGTGTGGTGCAACAATCCATTTGCATCTCAGTAGTGTCAGCGTCTCCCGCCACCTTTGCAGCCATGTGTCGTTACACCCGACACTCTACTCCCTACGGGGTGCCTTCGACACGGTGGGTGGAGTGGTTGCAACCGATGGCACCATCGGGCGGATGGTAGAGGCCGCAACGCGGTATTGTCCCTTCTCCGATGTGTGCCTGCAGCACGGGCTGGCTGAGCGGAGCACCTAATTGTGGGTGCTCAAGCCAATAATGGACTCCGCCATGTCCTCGGCGACATCTGGTAGGGGATCCAGGCACGTGAACTAGAGCGGCTCCCCATGCGTCGGTGGGGCTTTGCGACACATCTCAAGAGAAAAGGAGGGGTAGAGAgaagagtatgacatgtgggagccacttttgtttttgtcaCGTGAACACCTAGTTAGCCCAGGTGGACCGGGTCAACTTCCCACCTCACTAAACCAGCCATCGATATTGTCGGAGGACCTAATTTAACCCGGTATTATAAATTGAGGAGtaaagatttctggtattacAATTTGGGATGCTAATTAAACTCGATGAAAAGATAGGGGGTGTCAACTGGACTTATGCCGCACTATGCCACTATGTAGAGATTTCACGGGTATGGGCCACACATTCTTCAGCTCCCGAACAAAGGCAATCATAGTCCTTTCCAACAATTTTTGGATCAGGCCCCAAGAACCATGTTCCCATCATAGGCCGCCGATTTGTTGCATGAAGGTTGGATATTGTTTCTCCATTTATGAACACGCCTATGTTGACAAGATGAAGATATTTCTAATAAAATAGCATATGTtaaaatgaaactatttttcCACTGATCTAAGGGTATTTGGTTGGTTACTGTACTTTACCATGTCACATTTTAGTTATGCAATAGCTTCTTATGCATGTATTTGTTTCGTTATCGCAACTGTGTTATGCCATACTTTTTTAGCCTTATGTCATTCTCTTAAAGTTGAAGCTAAGTATATCACACTTGTGACTAACTATTTTTAAGTTGCACTTATGCCATCATGACACAACTAGTTACGGTAAGGTTAGGCATCAACCAAACATCCAAATtactctcaaccaatcacagccaattgaattgaatttaactatttatatattttcttttcttaattattataaCTTTTATCCaatcattttaatatatatttttaatatctaCTCCTATATTAgtgttaaaaatgcttatacttTTTGGAGGGAGGTAGCAATGGGTAGGCTTCGGGAATCTGTAATCAGAAGTTACACCGAGTCACCGACCCGTGGTCAGAGCTTCAGACGAGTCAGGTAGCAATGGGTAGGCTTCGGACCATTCCATCCCCTCACCCAGTTACTGGCGCCCCGTCAGGCCGTCAGTTACCACTCACCAGGCTCATGAGTGAGCATCACCCAGTCCAATCCTCTCATTGCACCATGTACTGTACCGCACCAAATTAAAGTGGATCTCTTAATCAAATGATGTCACGGTGGCCGTGCGGCATGCAGCAATTTCCCCCTTGCAAATATGGTGAGCCAACGATCTCATCACCAAAGGTTCACCAAACCGATGTCGAGACAAGAATTCTCGGTTTTCATGAAAACCTACGACAAAGCAATATCGATGATTCGCGTGGCTAAAGCTGAAACGGTAACTTCATAGCAACAAAAAGAAATTCAATGATAGAAGTGAAAACTCATAGTcgaattaaaattcaatttgaaTTTATTTAAACTTAATCAGAAAACTGCCTATTTTATGCTCTCGATCCTACTTAGCCAATAGTTTTCGTGGTAATCAACCGGCTACCATTGGTACTGTAAACCCTGCACATCACTCATTTGATGTGGTTGACGTGATGTTAGGACTATAAAAAATAGCACGACAATGTATAAGTGAGAACTGTCCTATCTACTTCTATTAAATTATGTTTTTAGTTGCTGATTACCGACGTTTCATATTATGCtgctccgtcctaaaatataacaatttttagctatattttgggactcgtgtccagattcatagttaaaaattactatattttgggacggaggaagtaggttatttagcttatatttagtcaaaattatttaggtttgactaagtttatagaagaTATTAGTAACATCTACAATATCAAATTTgtttcattaaattttaatattgaatatattttgatacaacGTTTATTTTGTAGTggaaatgttattatattttttaaaaacttggtcaaacttaaataaatttaacttaaaaaaatcaaacaacttataatataaaacggagagagtgttatatatatatgttatatcacatctaatattagattaacttattttagagggagtatgttgtaATACTAGCAAACAATACTCAGTTGAGATCGGCGTGGGCTGGGACGATCAGGGAGGCACTAAGATGGATGGAGTGTCTACAACAGGTGCAGGTGCACAAGATAAACAGAGAATCAAACGGAGTAGCGCATAAGCTAGCTAGATTAGTAGTAAGTTCAGGAATCTGCGGTGAATGGTTGTTAAGTTCTCCTGCAGAACTCACTGAACTACTCAACCTAGAATGTAACCCCAATTTCAGTCATTAATATATTctctcttttcaaaaaaaaaaaaaagaaagaggttTTGACCGGATGTGTTTCTTTTCCCACGTTTTATCCCGTGAAATGATCGGTGTAGctaaaattcctgtgtttttaattttatctcTTCCTGTGTTCCAAATACACATGAACAACACCAAAATCCTGAAAATTTCTTTAAAATGCAACCAGAGCCCTGAAACCTTTTCAGACTCCTTTGGATCATGGAATTCTGGatagaaaaatagagaaattcAATTCAAAGGAAAATCAGATACGCCTACGGTCGAATCCACACGGATTAACCCCGAAtcagaaaatgctgactggaatTCTACACGTATGACACGTAAAACAAAACCGCTCTGTATTAAgtcgagggggtaatttgtccggtattaaATGTTCAAGGTGAATATGTctgttttttatgttttttaggTTCAGAGGAGATAATTTGGTTGACCGCGAGAGTTCGCTaggagggggtaattcgtacttttttttttttggaaaaaaaaaggcttgaaTAGAAACGGTTCACTGGATCGGCGATGATCGCTACCGGCGCGCGCACTAGCTGGCATCGCGCGCCTTCGTCTGACGCCCCGCGGCAGGCAAGGGAGGCAGTGGCATCGGCGCGTCGCGCGCGTCagtgcatgcagatgcagctaGCGCGGCCTGGCGCGCATCGGCGCGTCGGCATGCACCACCCCGTGATGATTAACCGGGGGCTCGCGTCGCACCGACGACTACGGATCGAATAGTCGCAGGCTCGCTGTGGCCTGCAGTGGCGTTGGCGCCCGCGCTCCGCTGCGACGGGCCGGCCGGCGTGGCTAGGATCAATGCGAGACGTGATGGGCTTCCCGCTCCGCATCCAGCTGCCTTGGAAATGATGGATGCGTATGCCTGCCATGGAGGCGAGAAGACGATCAAAAAACCACTTTCCGTCGTCCATTCATTGCTGGAGTGGAGTAGCCTTTTCTCAGCTCATGGCGTTACCACCAGTCAGTACGAGTACGACTACTGGAGTGCCACCTCCCGTGCTTCTTTTTGGCTGATTGGTGTAATAGTTCTACGCGATTAGTATAATATTCTTGCCTTTTTCTTGTACGTACACCTCGTGTACGTACGTAAAGTTTGATGGGGAGGAGCATGCGTGTATGATTGGGATTGCTGGCGTTGTAGCCGGGACGTACTATGCCAGCTGCTGCTAGTAAACTAGCGAGTTAATAGCCTTCAGCCACGAGAAGATAACCTTTTTGGCCTTTTCTGCAGTCCTGTACGTACATAATGATAACCAACGTAACGTAACGTTCCTAATCGATAAAAACAGTCGAATTGGGGTTGGATTAGCGGGAGCCAATGAGCATATATATGAAACATAGTAACCCTAGTTGGTCATGGTTTAAGACTTTAACCTCTCTATACTGGAGTACATGGAGGCCGGCATGCATTCAGTCCGGCGTGTACGTTAGTGCCTCCACTGTGATAGACCGATGCAGCAAGGGCGTTTGTACGTGTCAAACACTGGTCTCGCGCTcgcatcatcgtcatcatcagaAGTCCAGACGGGGTTGGACAGGCACAGAGATGCAGCGGTGGCCAGGCAGTCCGGCCGCGTGGAGTTGATGATGAGTTGGTGAGACGGATCCGGAGCAATTCAATGCAGATTTTCAATCGAGGCACGCAGCCTCGATCGGTTCGCAAGCATCGGGTGTCCGCTGCATACTGGATTTCCGCGGGGATCCGATGGCAACAGCGGCGGGGTGCCGGGCGGCGTGGATGGAATTTATGGGGGTGGGGCTGGGAGGCATCATCAGTGGCGGTGCATCGGGGGACAAAAGGGAGGAATTTGGAGCTGCATGCCGCGCTGCGCCCACTGCACGCACACGGGCCAGAGCTATAGCAACGAccactggttttttttttacacccaTCCTTCTGGTGCTTCCCGCTGTTAGCTCGCTGCTGCTCCGCCATGATCATCGCGAGCTTGGCCGACTCCTCTCGCTCATCATCAAGGCCGTGATCGCCACCCTAGTGCATCCACTGTTGCATCGGTCGGTATCCTAAGACGAAGGCATCATGGGATTCTACTGTGGCATTCATATCCCTGTGTGGATGTGCTGTAGTATACCAAACTGCTAGTCAATGGAGCGGCACGGAGGAGTCCTTTTGGAACTGTTACCACAGGTGATAGTGGAGCTCGGAGAGGAGGCCTGTTGATAGCTAACGTTCTGTCAATGGTGCGCAACAATCGCGCTCAGGCATGCTCTTTGCTTCTCTTTGCAGTGACTCTCTCAcacgctctctctctcatctcgcTGGTTTGGTTTGTCGTCGTTGATCGAGTTCACAGTTAAATTTTCGTGATATTACGTCCCTATGATGGATACTGGATAGAGTAAATGAACAAGCAGAAGGACAAAAACCAGTAGTTGTGCTTTTGTGCAACGCCACTTCAGTACGTGAGAGAAGTATGAGAATATCTTGGTTGGGCTTCAGACCATATATAACATGGGTATAGATTTATAATTTGTACGTTAAATTacaatagttaaaaaaatattccatCTAAAACTGATGATTTAGATATATGAATTTCAGGAGTTATGAATACCCAGATTAAAGAAATATTGAATTAGAAGTTGTGTCAACCAAGTCTTAAGAACGAATCAGGCAATCAGTAGGTCATAGAAATACAATCCTATGTATAGAGTTACAAAGAGAACGTAACATAGTTAGTTGTAATTTATAGTTGAAGTATAACCTATACTTCATCTGTCCTAAAATAGAATAAGTTTCATCGTTCAAACTTTATcccaaatataacaacctaatatttataatatttatagCCCTAACTAATCCGTTCTTCTACCTTAACAATCCGAGGAGACAACCAAATCTTTTATCTCTCTTGCTAATACACGTACCAAAAGTTAAAACTTGCTATAATTTAAGATGGAGTGAGTACAATATATTCATGAGTATCAGTTAGCTTAAAAAACAATACTACTACTTTaagtccatttttttttaatttttgtctATCTCACAGATACTCTAATGCAGTTATCTCCTACCTTTTCAAACTCAAATGCATTCATTTTTGCAAAGATGAAGTTTCTTAGACAAATAAAATGACAAAAAACAAAGCGTTTGAGGGATGGAGGGAATAGATAGCTGTCAGTCTAGGTATAACTATAAggacagtcccaacccatagtatCCATAAGCAATGTCTATGGTgtcatgtcaataagacatcacaatagaaaatACACTCTACAActcatggtttcttaaagtgggccattaataaatacatcatctctcttctctatcaaTCATAATTATTCTTTCACCTATTATGAAAACACTATTCTCCCCCAATGTAAagcttgatagtgtctagtgcataggttatCGTGTtaaagctgtgtcttgcatgagactcAGTTTCTTCCACTCTTCATtatctctcttaattaatacaGTGTCACACAAATTAAAAGTACTACATAGCAATATAGTTAATactatagacaccatcctaagtggagggttgggactgccctaacaAACACTTGTTCTATGAACTACTCgctctgtaaaaaaaatctttaattAGATGTAACATATCATAGTAAAATAAATTTGGATGTAAGCTTTCGTACAATGAATCTATACAAAAgcttatccagattcatagtattaatATATCTCACACCCAATCCTAGATTTATTTcgtgaaacagagagagtaaaaCACTTGTTATGGGTGATATGAACTTTGTTCTGCtagctaacttttttttttttgggggggggggggggggaggggactTCTCTCCCGCGCACGTGAAATAGAGTGATTCTTTAGCGcatgattagttaagtattaacttaaataattttaaaatttaattaatataaaattttaaagaagttttttttataaaatgttttagaaagaaatatattgtttaatagtttgagaaaCGTGGTTACGAAAAAACGAGGGAGAAATGAGAGTATCCTTATCATTGTACCGAAAGAAGAATCATGGGTTAAGTACTAATCATGTTCTAACATTTGAGCAGCCGTGCGTTTAAATGGGAAATATTAAATGCGGATAAATGATGGCAGTTTTGTTCACTTgatcgtttttattttttctgctGGCACTTGCCAGCAGGTCCAAACCATTGCAGTTTGCAAAAGGGAAAGACACAATTATGTGTGGTGGTTGCCGCAACACTAATCAATTTTATTGATCACGTTGGACACATTGAAACTACCTATAACGCTAGAAAGAGCACACCTGGACCAGCTCTCCTCAATCACTCACAAtttcttttcttaatttttgCAGTAAAGATAAAAATTGTACTAACACTCATCTGAATCAGAATCCTGCCAAGGCCTACAGCCACAATGACAACGTGACTTTCTCGCCGTGATTGCCCCACAGGCCACAGGCCCAGCTCACACGATGGCTCCCAAAAATCACAAGCCCAATTGATACTGTACCATACTCCACTGTAGTAACACAGTCCTCCGTACTCTTCCAGTTTTACTTGGGAGTGTTTTATTATACTGAACTCCATGTCCCAAAGGAACCATGAATCCATGATCTCTACCCCGGTACCCCCCCCTTTTGGCTGTAGAATCAAGGCGGAGACGAAAGCTGTGCAGCGTAGCCCCAAAAATCTGTAGCCATGTTGTAGTTTAATCTGTAGGTGCAGAGAGACTAGAGAGGAAATTAAAGAAGATCAGATTCATCACCACTAGTACTCCTAGCGATGCTTGCGGCTACTCCCAATACCAAATCCCCCTCAGAtctccacacacacacagagaccAAGAAGCACAATCCCATCTAAACCTGATATTCTGATCTGCCCATCCCCCAACCCCAAGAATCCCTCACCCAAGGCCGGCTACAACCCTAGCTTGGAGCTTCACCTTAGGCTCTATAAATAGAGCACCCTGTAAAGGGTCACTACCTTATTACAGTGAGACTGTGGGAGTAGTAGTAGCTGCGGCTGTGGATGCACAGCTTGGGAGAAAAGCAGTACAGGTCATGTGGGCTTATCAAAGGGGCGCTTACTGAGAGTTCTTTGGCATTCTGTCCACCTCCTTGTCGAATCCTCAGAGACAGAAATCTCATATCTGTTGATCTTGGAGGTGGGCATACTGCCAATGGAGCTGTGTAGGCCTCCCTTTGTAAAACCCATATGACTCAAAATCAAGAGAGGGTCTTGTTAATTAGATCTGATTAGTTCTTTGGAAACCCTAACCAAGCCTGGTTGATTCTTGCCTTGTTTATTTGGTTCTTTTAAttgttttggggggggggggggggggggctcttGTTATCTTGGCTGATTTGTAGAGCAAAGCTACCTCCATATGGCGGTTCTTTGATATCTTCTTTTTCGGCGATCTTTGATTTCCTCACATCTTGAGTGCTTCATGTTGGGAAAGATAAGGCCTTCCTCCATTTTAGCATCCCTCTTTCTGGATCTATCTTTCTCATCTTTGGTTATTCTAGGGGTATGTTCTTGAAGAATCTAATCTCTAGTTCTTGATTTGTTGCTGTTTCGCCATGCAGGATTGGAGAACATCTCAATAATCACCATCATCAAACAAGAGAAAACATACTAGTACTCAGTACATACTCTCGCTGAACTTGTGAGTGGTACTCGACTCGATCCTAACATGCATGCTTCACTTCGATCGGTTCTCTCTGTGACCTTTCTtggttagggtttgggttttgTGCCTGTGACTGGTGATGGTAATGATGAGATGCGGCATTCTTTTTCTTTGCCTTATCATTTCCTCCCTCTGTACATGCATCGATCTGCTCcgccttttcttctctcctgtTCCAATATATATTTTGCTGTAAATATATGAGCGCAAGTTGCGGGAAGAAATTTCATGCGCTTCATGATTTCAGTGGCAGAACTCAGCGTGCACCAGTCACCAGTGCACAGTACAGCTGTCTGTGCGTCAAATTTTGTTTAGATCGGTCTTTTCATATTTCAGATGCGAATGCTCCCGGTCTTGGGGGTATATAGGAGTAGATGATAGTCCATGGCCTGTGTCCTCTAGATCTCCAACTCTTTCTGTAGCTTTGCCCAATACAGGTTAATCATTACCTGCTTGGAGTACAGTGGACCATTAGCTTTATGTACAGTATATAGTATGTGCTGGTATATGACAGTATACTAGTACATGTTAGTATAGTGTATACTCCTATGATTACTTATTATATATTGGTCACATATCTGCCATTCTACCTCACGCAAGAACATGGAAACGTAGGTGCAATTGCAAATACATCCTGTTTCATCATTATTGTGTGCAATCTCGGTTGCAGTTTTTTCAGCAGACTGATACTTACTACTATAGCATTTTACTGTAATTTGGAGTCTGAAGTTTGATCGTGACGACATTGATCGATTGCTTGTGCCTGTTGCTACTACTTTTGTCTTTCCAAATACAGTGCAACATTACATAGGCCAGTCATGTTCTTGGTGGCATtcctatatgtatatatgtagtatCATCTACAAGTGATTCAAACTTGCTGTATGATAACCGAATGATGTTATGCAAAGTTCATAGCAATGTTCTCGATCAAAATAGACATGGAGAAGACTGCAGTatttacatgtatttttttgtaGGATCATTTACATCATTTTGTTTTAGAGTACTGTCTAAGAATTTTGTGTTATTCGGTTATTCATGACCAGTTGCTACTGGATAGCATGATATGTTCATGtgagttttttctttgttgggctGTGTGCATCTGATATATGCAGATGATGGGGTGTAATTTAATTTCTTAATGCTTTTCATTATGTACAAAAAAATATGCCTGTGTTCTTCATGCACATGCATccatgaattaaaaaaatagtgcatAAAAGGTTCTAGATATATGACACCAAGTGGTGTTCTATGCTTCTGTTATTGAATTGATTAGCACACTTAAACTTGTAATTGTTTCTAAATGACGATTGAGCAgttatctctctctttttttttctgtttttgtcCACTTTCTTAGCTAGACAGTTTCAGTAACCTGATTATTGATAATTCTAAGTGGTCCAGTTTTGTTCAGACTGGCTTCAAAATATAGTACTCTAGTGTGCAGTATCGTTCGTATTGTTTGATCACCATATATAGCGAGTTTTGCATTATGTTACACTCctttattatgtttttcttAAGGATGACTACTAACTTTACCAAGGTGAACCGACCCTATTGACATGCTTTGTTCTGTATCAGCTGCTAGGAAGAGCAGTCTGGTGGCACATAACTATTTGGGACATTTAAGAAAATTTTGGTCAAACTATTAAAACTTTGCCATCAGTTTTATGTTCGACTATGTTTTAACAGTATATTTTCCAAGGGAAATCTATGCatactatttattttgtttttatgaaCATTGGAGAGAAGTTATCGATGCTTAAAGTTTTAACAGTTTTGTTCCAATCTTTTCTTAGACGGTAAATATTTATGTCCAGAAGTTGATTATTTCGTTAATTGTGTGCTGTGATCCCATTGTCTAATTGTGTACGATCAGATCCCATTGTTCAACAGGTTTGTGTTTTTGTCTGAAGTTGACGTCATCATTTATTTCCATTATATGATTACGTTTATCAAGTACTCCTGTGGTGTGTAGTTTTGCTGAACCTGGACAGCAAATTTATTTCACCTGGCCCTCGTTCTGCAATTGATTCTCAACAGCCACATTTCATGGTGTACTTTCTCTAATTGAATCTTAACACCTGGCAGTCACTCTCACGCTAGCTGTGTTTGTGACGGCCCGCTGTTACTGTTTGCTCCGGCTTGATAATACTCGTCACTCGTCGTTTTGGACACggtctaaaaaaaaacaattctgaCTATTATtcttttattataatatgtataaaaatgttaacaaatatatgattttattaaagtactttaatCTATAT
This region includes:
- the LOC127763661 gene encoding uncharacterized protein LOC127763661 gives rise to the protein MVDLIHETDDAMAEAELLLERSRAITLNGRDKRGRAVVRIVGKYFPARALGGRAEAALRGYVRRRVLPEIGEREFVVVYVHSLVDRGDNFPGVAAIRAAYEALPAAAKERLRAVYFVHPGFQARLFFATLGRFLFSSGLYEKLRYMSRLEYLWEHVSKGEMEVPECARRHDEELERRPLMDYGIEVTDRRCMFDAASMDTSASLHSLRCIS